A single region of the Labrus bergylta chromosome 10, fLabBer1.1, whole genome shotgun sequence genome encodes:
- the LOC109987799 gene encoding mitogen-activated protein kinase kinase kinase kinase 3 isoform X4 has translation MMNSSVDLSRRNPQEDFELIQRIGSGTYGDVYKARNVNTGELAAIKVIKLEPGEDFAVVQQEIIMMKDCKHSNIVAYFGSYLRRDKLWISMEYCGGGSLQDIYHITGPLSESQIAYMSRETLQGLYYLHNKGKMHRDIKGANILLTDNGYVKLADFGVSAQITATLAKRKSFIGTPYWMAPEVAAVERKGGYNQLCDIWAVGITAIELAELQPPMFDLHPMRALFLMTKSNFQPPKLKDKLKWTNNFHHFVKLSLTKNPKKRPTAEKLLQHPFVSQPLSRTLAIELLDKANNPDHSTFNDFDDDDPEPESPVSVPHRIRSTSRSTREGKTLSEINFGQVKFDPPLRKETEPHHEPELQLEYGHDSPSLLGGNKSLLKSVEEELQQRGHVAHLGDDEDEDDDGADDDETHTHKSSTIMRPKVPPPLPPKPKSIASTTSQQQQKHDESQSHSEDDGGGGGTIKRCPVPETSSPAKAASNVPPRPPPPKLPPHRRSSLGNESPKCTDVENSAPEDDGSFRHFWEWLHTPHTEEELEEAWEVLKEVKEEQEKEEEKEESNGLSSPHTGERDSPAERQSTMPPSVPIRKDKKDVAPKPISNGLPPTPKVHMGACFSKVFNGCPLKIHCATSWINPDTRDQYLIFGAEEGIYTLNLNELHETSMEQLFPRRCTWLYVMNNCLLSISGKASQLYSHTLSGLFEQARQLQKLPVAIPTHKLPDKMIPRKFAVSNKIPDTKGCQKCCVVRNPYTGHKYLCGAFQSSVMLLEWVESMQKFMLIKNIDFPLPCPLEVFEMLVVPEQTYPLICVAVSKGTELNQVVKFGTVNPNSTSSWFTEADTPQTCVIHVTQLERDTILVCLDRCIKIVNLQGRLKSSRKLSAELTFNFQIESTVCLQDSVLAFWRHGMQGRSFKTNEITQEISDSTRIFRLLGSDRRADGIDPGAEERGLTLPRVVVLESRPTDNPTAHSNLYILAGHENSY, from the exons ATGATGAACTCCAGTGTCGACCTGTCCCGGAGGAATCCGCAGGAGGATTTCGAGCTGATCCAGAGGATAGGAAGCGGCACATACGGAGATGTGTACAAG GCTCGTAATGTAAACACAGGAGAGCTGGCTGCAATCAAAGTCATCAAGCTGGAGCCAG GTGAGGACTTTGCTGTCGTCCAGCAGGAGATCATAATGATGAAGGACTGTAAACACTCCAACATCGTGGCCTACTTTGGCAGTTATCTCCG gagagaCAAGTTATGGATCAGTATGGAGTACTGTGGAGGAGGTTCTCTGCAGGACATCTATCACA TTACCGGGCCTTTGTCAGAGTCACAGATCGCCTACATGTCACGGGAGACCCTACAG GGTTTATACTATTTacacaataaaggcaaaatgcaCAGAGACATCAAG GGAGCCAACATCCTCCTGACAGACAACGGCTACGTTAAGCTAG CTGACTTTGGTGTATCGGCCCAGATCACAGCGACTCTAGCCAAGAGGAAGTCGTTCATTGGAACCCCGTACTG GATGGCTCCAGAGGTAGCAGcagtggagaggaaaggaggttACAACCAGCTGTGTGATATCTGGGCTGTGGGCATTACTGCAATCGAGCTGGCTGAACTGCAGCCCCCCATGTTTGACCTGCACCCCATGAG ggCTCTCTTCCTAATGACCAAGAGCAATTTCCAGCCTCCTAAGTTGAAAGATAAACTCAAGTG GACAAATAACTTCCACCATTTTGTCAAACTGTCCCTCACCAAGAACCCAAAGAAGAGGCCCACAGCTGAGAAACTGCTGCAG CACCCGTTTGTGTCGCAGCCTCTCAGCAGGACTCTGGCGATAGAACTGCTGGACAAAGCCAACAACCCAGACCACAGCACCTTCAACGACTTTGATGATGACGACCCTGAGCCAGAG tCTCCGGTCTCTGTTCCACATCGCATTCGTTCCACCAGCAGGAGCACCAGAGAGGGAAAGACGCTGTCAGAGATCAACT TTGGACAGGTGAAGTTTGATCCTCCATTGAGAAAGGAGACAGAACCTCATCATGAGCCG GAATTGCAGTTGGAGTATGGCCACGACTCACCAAGTCTACTGGGAGGAAACAA GAGTCTTCTCAAAtctgtggaggaggagctgcagcagag GGGCCATGTGGCACACTTAGgggatgatgaggatgaggatgatgatggtgcaGATGATGATGAAACTCACACTCA TAAATCCAGCACCATCATGAGGCCAAAGGTCCcgcctccacttcctcccaag CCCAAGTCCATCGCGTCCACCACGTcccaacagcaacaaaaacacgaCGAGAGCCAATCACACAGTGAGGACGACGGCGGAGGGGGAGGTACCATCAAACGCTGCCCAGTCCCGGAGACGTCGAGCCCGGCAAAGGCAGCCTCCAATGTCCCCCCGCGACCCCCGCCCCCGAAGCTGCCACCCCACCGCCGCAGTAGCCTAGGTAACGAGAGCCCCAAGTGCACGGACGTGGAAAACTCTGCCCCAGAGGATGATGGGAGCTTTAGACATTTCTGGGAGTGGCTCCACACGCCTcacacagaggaggagctggaggaggcaTGGGAGGTGCTGAAGGAGGTGAaagaggagcaggaaaaagaggaggaaaaggaagaga GTAATGGCTTGAGTTCTCCACATACTGGAGAGAGGGACAGTCCAGCAGAAAGGCAGTCCACTATGCCCCCTAGCGTCCCCATACGGAAAGACAAGAAGGACGTCGCTCCG AAGCCGATCAGTAATGGACTCCCACCAACACCTAAAGTTCAT ATGGGTGCATGTTTCTCCAAGGTGTTCAACGGTTGTCCTTTGAAGATCCACTGCGCGACATCCTGGATCAATCCCGACACCAGAG ACCAGTATTTGATATTTGGAGCTGAAGAGGGAATCTACACATTAAACCTTAATGAACTGCACGAGACCTCGATGGAACAG ctcttCCCTCGGCGGTGTACCTGGCTATACGTCATGAACAACTGTCTTCTCTCCATATCCG GCAAAGCCTCTCAGCTGTACTCTCATACTCTGAGCGGTCTGTTTGAGCAGGCCAGACAGTTACAGAAGTTACCAGTAGCCATTCCCACACACAAGCTGCCTGATAAGATGATTCCCAG AAAGTTTGCTGTGTCTAATAAAATTCCAGACACTAAAGGGTGCCAAAAGTGCTGTGTAG tccGTAACCCGTACACAGGCCATAAGTACCTGTGTGGAGCCTTTCAGTCCAGTGTCATGCTGTTGGAGTGGGTGGAGTCCATGCAGAAGTTTATGCTCATCAAG AACATCGACTTCCCGTTGCCCTGTCCACTGGAGGTCTTTGAGATGTTGGTGGTGCCGGAGCAGACCTACCCTCTGATCTGCGTGGCGGTCAGTAAAGGCACGGAACTCAACCAGGTGGTTAAGTTTGGCACCGTCAACCCCAACTCTACCTCCTCGTGGTTCACAGAAGCAG acacaccaCAGACGTGTGTGATCCACGTCACCCAGCTAGAGAGGGACACTATTCTAGTCTGCCTCGACA ggTGTATAAAGATAGTGAACCTCCAGGGCAGGTTAAAATCCAGTAGGAAGTTGTCAGCTGAGCTCACCTTCAACTTCCAGATCGAATCAACAG TTTGTCTTCAGGATAGTGTACTAGCCTTCTGGAGGCATGGCATGCAGGGGCGGAGTTTCAAGACCAACGAG ATCACCCAAGAGATCTCCGACAGCACACGCATCTTTAGACTACTGGGATCAGACAG ACGTGCTGACGGTATAGATCCGGGGGCGGAGGAAAGAGGCCTCACTCTGCCCAG GGTGGTGGTGCTGGAGAGCAGGCCTACGGACAACCCTACAGCCCACAGCAACCTTTACATCCTGGCAGGTCATGAGAACAGCTACTGA
- the LOC109987799 gene encoding mitogen-activated protein kinase kinase kinase kinase 3 isoform X7: MMNSSVDLSRRNPQEDFELIQRIGSGTYGDVYKARNVNTGELAAIKVIKLEPGEDFAVVQQEIIMMKDCKHSNIVAYFGSYLRRDKLWISMEYCGGGSLQDIYHITGPLSESQIAYMSRETLQGLYYLHNKGKMHRDIKGANILLTDNGYVKLADFGVSAQITATLAKRKSFIGTPYWMAPEVAAVERKGGYNQLCDIWAVGITAIELAELQPPMFDLHPMRALFLMTKSNFQPPKLKDKLKWTNNFHHFVKLSLTKNPKKRPTAEKLLQHPFVSQPLSRTLAIELLDKANNPDHSTFNDFDDDDPEPESPVSVPHRIRSTSRSTREGKTLSEINFGQVKFDPPLRKETEPHHEPCESEPYLDCVEELYYTARSNMELQLEYGHDSPSLLGGNKSLLKSVEEELQQRGHVAHLGDDEDEDDDGADDDETHTHKSSTIMRPKVPPPLPPKPKSIASTTSQQQQKHDESQSHSEDDGGGGGTIKRCPVPETSSPAKAASNVPPRPPPPKLPPHRRSSLGNGLSSPHTGERDSPAERQSTMPPSVPIRKDKKDVAPKPISNGLPPTPKVHMGACFSKVFNGCPLKIHCATSWINPDTRDQYLIFGAEEGIYTLNLNELHETSMEQLFPRRCTWLYVMNNCLLSISGKASQLYSHTLSGLFEQARQLQKLPVAIPTHKLPDKMIPRKFAVSNKIPDTKGCQKCCVVRNPYTGHKYLCGAFQSSVMLLEWVESMQKFMLIKNIDFPLPCPLEVFEMLVVPEQTYPLICVAVSKGTELNQVVKFGTVNPNSTSSWFTEADTPQTCVIHVTQLERDTILVCLDRCIKIVNLQGRLKSSRKLSAELTFNFQIESTVCLQDSVLAFWRHGMQGRSFKTNEITQEISDSTRIFRLLGSDRRADGIDPGAEERGLTLPRVVVLESRPTDNPTAHSNLYILAGHENSY; the protein is encoded by the exons ATGATGAACTCCAGTGTCGACCTGTCCCGGAGGAATCCGCAGGAGGATTTCGAGCTGATCCAGAGGATAGGAAGCGGCACATACGGAGATGTGTACAAG GCTCGTAATGTAAACACAGGAGAGCTGGCTGCAATCAAAGTCATCAAGCTGGAGCCAG GTGAGGACTTTGCTGTCGTCCAGCAGGAGATCATAATGATGAAGGACTGTAAACACTCCAACATCGTGGCCTACTTTGGCAGTTATCTCCG gagagaCAAGTTATGGATCAGTATGGAGTACTGTGGAGGAGGTTCTCTGCAGGACATCTATCACA TTACCGGGCCTTTGTCAGAGTCACAGATCGCCTACATGTCACGGGAGACCCTACAG GGTTTATACTATTTacacaataaaggcaaaatgcaCAGAGACATCAAG GGAGCCAACATCCTCCTGACAGACAACGGCTACGTTAAGCTAG CTGACTTTGGTGTATCGGCCCAGATCACAGCGACTCTAGCCAAGAGGAAGTCGTTCATTGGAACCCCGTACTG GATGGCTCCAGAGGTAGCAGcagtggagaggaaaggaggttACAACCAGCTGTGTGATATCTGGGCTGTGGGCATTACTGCAATCGAGCTGGCTGAACTGCAGCCCCCCATGTTTGACCTGCACCCCATGAG ggCTCTCTTCCTAATGACCAAGAGCAATTTCCAGCCTCCTAAGTTGAAAGATAAACTCAAGTG GACAAATAACTTCCACCATTTTGTCAAACTGTCCCTCACCAAGAACCCAAAGAAGAGGCCCACAGCTGAGAAACTGCTGCAG CACCCGTTTGTGTCGCAGCCTCTCAGCAGGACTCTGGCGATAGAACTGCTGGACAAAGCCAACAACCCAGACCACAGCACCTTCAACGACTTTGATGATGACGACCCTGAGCCAGAG tCTCCGGTCTCTGTTCCACATCGCATTCGTTCCACCAGCAGGAGCACCAGAGAGGGAAAGACGCTGTCAGAGATCAACT TTGGACAGGTGAAGTTTGATCCTCCATTGAGAAAGGAGACAGAACCTCATCATGAGCCG TGTGAATCTGAGCCCTATCTGGACTGTGTTGAGGAGCTCTACTATACCGCCAGATCTAATATG GAATTGCAGTTGGAGTATGGCCACGACTCACCAAGTCTACTGGGAGGAAACAA GAGTCTTCTCAAAtctgtggaggaggagctgcagcagag GGGCCATGTGGCACACTTAGgggatgatgaggatgaggatgatgatggtgcaGATGATGATGAAACTCACACTCA TAAATCCAGCACCATCATGAGGCCAAAGGTCCcgcctccacttcctcccaag CCCAAGTCCATCGCGTCCACCACGTcccaacagcaacaaaaacacgaCGAGAGCCAATCACACAGTGAGGACGACGGCGGAGGGGGAGGTACCATCAAACGCTGCCCAGTCCCGGAGACGTCGAGCCCGGCAAAGGCAGCCTCCAATGTCCCCCCGCGACCCCCGCCCCCGAAGCTGCCACCCCACCGCCGCAGTAGCCTAG GTAATGGCTTGAGTTCTCCACATACTGGAGAGAGGGACAGTCCAGCAGAAAGGCAGTCCACTATGCCCCCTAGCGTCCCCATACGGAAAGACAAGAAGGACGTCGCTCCG AAGCCGATCAGTAATGGACTCCCACCAACACCTAAAGTTCAT ATGGGTGCATGTTTCTCCAAGGTGTTCAACGGTTGTCCTTTGAAGATCCACTGCGCGACATCCTGGATCAATCCCGACACCAGAG ACCAGTATTTGATATTTGGAGCTGAAGAGGGAATCTACACATTAAACCTTAATGAACTGCACGAGACCTCGATGGAACAG ctcttCCCTCGGCGGTGTACCTGGCTATACGTCATGAACAACTGTCTTCTCTCCATATCCG GCAAAGCCTCTCAGCTGTACTCTCATACTCTGAGCGGTCTGTTTGAGCAGGCCAGACAGTTACAGAAGTTACCAGTAGCCATTCCCACACACAAGCTGCCTGATAAGATGATTCCCAG AAAGTTTGCTGTGTCTAATAAAATTCCAGACACTAAAGGGTGCCAAAAGTGCTGTGTAG tccGTAACCCGTACACAGGCCATAAGTACCTGTGTGGAGCCTTTCAGTCCAGTGTCATGCTGTTGGAGTGGGTGGAGTCCATGCAGAAGTTTATGCTCATCAAG AACATCGACTTCCCGTTGCCCTGTCCACTGGAGGTCTTTGAGATGTTGGTGGTGCCGGAGCAGACCTACCCTCTGATCTGCGTGGCGGTCAGTAAAGGCACGGAACTCAACCAGGTGGTTAAGTTTGGCACCGTCAACCCCAACTCTACCTCCTCGTGGTTCACAGAAGCAG acacaccaCAGACGTGTGTGATCCACGTCACCCAGCTAGAGAGGGACACTATTCTAGTCTGCCTCGACA ggTGTATAAAGATAGTGAACCTCCAGGGCAGGTTAAAATCCAGTAGGAAGTTGTCAGCTGAGCTCACCTTCAACTTCCAGATCGAATCAACAG TTTGTCTTCAGGATAGTGTACTAGCCTTCTGGAGGCATGGCATGCAGGGGCGGAGTTTCAAGACCAACGAG ATCACCCAAGAGATCTCCGACAGCACACGCATCTTTAGACTACTGGGATCAGACAG ACGTGCTGACGGTATAGATCCGGGGGCGGAGGAAAGAGGCCTCACTCTGCCCAG GGTGGTGGTGCTGGAGAGCAGGCCTACGGACAACCCTACAGCCCACAGCAACCTTTACATCCTGGCAGGTCATGAGAACAGCTACTGA
- the LOC109987799 gene encoding mitogen-activated protein kinase kinase kinase kinase 3 isoform X1: protein MMNSSVDLSRRNPQEDFELIQRIGSGTYGDVYKARNVNTGELAAIKVIKLEPGEDFAVVQQEIIMMKDCKHSNIVAYFGSYLRRDKLWISMEYCGGGSLQDIYHITGPLSESQIAYMSRETLQGLYYLHNKGKMHRDIKGANILLTDNGYVKLADFGVSAQITATLAKRKSFIGTPYWMAPEVAAVERKGGYNQLCDIWAVGITAIELAELQPPMFDLHPMRALFLMTKSNFQPPKLKDKLKWTNNFHHFVKLSLTKNPKKRPTAEKLLQHPFVSQPLSRTLAIELLDKANNPDHSTFNDFDDDDPEPESPVSVPHRIRSTSRSTREGKTLSEINFGQVKFDPPLRKETEPHHEPCESEPYLDCVEELYYTARSNMELQLEYGHDSPSLLGGNKSLLKSVEEELQQRGHVAHLGDDEDEDDDGADDDETHTHKSSTIMRPKVPPPLPPKPKSIASTTSQQQQKHDESQSHSEDDGGGGGTIKRCPVPETSSPAKAASNVPPRPPPPKLPPHRRSSLGNESPKCTDVENSAPEDDGSFRHFWEWLHTPHTEEELEEAWEVLKEVKEEQEKEEEKEESNGLSSPHTGERDSPAERQSTMPPSVPIRKDKKDVAPKPISNGLPPTPKVHMGACFSKVFNGCPLKIHCATSWINPDTRDQYLIFGAEEGIYTLNLNELHETSMEQLFPRRCTWLYVMNNCLLSISGKASQLYSHTLSGLFEQARQLQKLPVAIPTHKLPDKMIPRKFAVSNKIPDTKGCQKCCVVRNPYTGHKYLCGAFQSSVMLLEWVESMQKFMLIKNIDFPLPCPLEVFEMLVVPEQTYPLICVAVSKGTELNQVVKFGTVNPNSTSSWFTEADTPQTCVIHVTQLERDTILVCLDRCIKIVNLQGRLKSSRKLSAELTFNFQIESTVCLQDSVLAFWRHGMQGRSFKTNEITQEISDSTRIFRLLGSDRRADGIDPGAEERGLTLPRVVVLESRPTDNPTAHSNLYILAGHENSY, encoded by the exons ATGATGAACTCCAGTGTCGACCTGTCCCGGAGGAATCCGCAGGAGGATTTCGAGCTGATCCAGAGGATAGGAAGCGGCACATACGGAGATGTGTACAAG GCTCGTAATGTAAACACAGGAGAGCTGGCTGCAATCAAAGTCATCAAGCTGGAGCCAG GTGAGGACTTTGCTGTCGTCCAGCAGGAGATCATAATGATGAAGGACTGTAAACACTCCAACATCGTGGCCTACTTTGGCAGTTATCTCCG gagagaCAAGTTATGGATCAGTATGGAGTACTGTGGAGGAGGTTCTCTGCAGGACATCTATCACA TTACCGGGCCTTTGTCAGAGTCACAGATCGCCTACATGTCACGGGAGACCCTACAG GGTTTATACTATTTacacaataaaggcaaaatgcaCAGAGACATCAAG GGAGCCAACATCCTCCTGACAGACAACGGCTACGTTAAGCTAG CTGACTTTGGTGTATCGGCCCAGATCACAGCGACTCTAGCCAAGAGGAAGTCGTTCATTGGAACCCCGTACTG GATGGCTCCAGAGGTAGCAGcagtggagaggaaaggaggttACAACCAGCTGTGTGATATCTGGGCTGTGGGCATTACTGCAATCGAGCTGGCTGAACTGCAGCCCCCCATGTTTGACCTGCACCCCATGAG ggCTCTCTTCCTAATGACCAAGAGCAATTTCCAGCCTCCTAAGTTGAAAGATAAACTCAAGTG GACAAATAACTTCCACCATTTTGTCAAACTGTCCCTCACCAAGAACCCAAAGAAGAGGCCCACAGCTGAGAAACTGCTGCAG CACCCGTTTGTGTCGCAGCCTCTCAGCAGGACTCTGGCGATAGAACTGCTGGACAAAGCCAACAACCCAGACCACAGCACCTTCAACGACTTTGATGATGACGACCCTGAGCCAGAG tCTCCGGTCTCTGTTCCACATCGCATTCGTTCCACCAGCAGGAGCACCAGAGAGGGAAAGACGCTGTCAGAGATCAACT TTGGACAGGTGAAGTTTGATCCTCCATTGAGAAAGGAGACAGAACCTCATCATGAGCCG TGTGAATCTGAGCCCTATCTGGACTGTGTTGAGGAGCTCTACTATACCGCCAGATCTAATATG GAATTGCAGTTGGAGTATGGCCACGACTCACCAAGTCTACTGGGAGGAAACAA GAGTCTTCTCAAAtctgtggaggaggagctgcagcagag GGGCCATGTGGCACACTTAGgggatgatgaggatgaggatgatgatggtgcaGATGATGATGAAACTCACACTCA TAAATCCAGCACCATCATGAGGCCAAAGGTCCcgcctccacttcctcccaag CCCAAGTCCATCGCGTCCACCACGTcccaacagcaacaaaaacacgaCGAGAGCCAATCACACAGTGAGGACGACGGCGGAGGGGGAGGTACCATCAAACGCTGCCCAGTCCCGGAGACGTCGAGCCCGGCAAAGGCAGCCTCCAATGTCCCCCCGCGACCCCCGCCCCCGAAGCTGCCACCCCACCGCCGCAGTAGCCTAGGTAACGAGAGCCCCAAGTGCACGGACGTGGAAAACTCTGCCCCAGAGGATGATGGGAGCTTTAGACATTTCTGGGAGTGGCTCCACACGCCTcacacagaggaggagctggaggaggcaTGGGAGGTGCTGAAGGAGGTGAaagaggagcaggaaaaagaggaggaaaaggaagaga GTAATGGCTTGAGTTCTCCACATACTGGAGAGAGGGACAGTCCAGCAGAAAGGCAGTCCACTATGCCCCCTAGCGTCCCCATACGGAAAGACAAGAAGGACGTCGCTCCG AAGCCGATCAGTAATGGACTCCCACCAACACCTAAAGTTCAT ATGGGTGCATGTTTCTCCAAGGTGTTCAACGGTTGTCCTTTGAAGATCCACTGCGCGACATCCTGGATCAATCCCGACACCAGAG ACCAGTATTTGATATTTGGAGCTGAAGAGGGAATCTACACATTAAACCTTAATGAACTGCACGAGACCTCGATGGAACAG ctcttCCCTCGGCGGTGTACCTGGCTATACGTCATGAACAACTGTCTTCTCTCCATATCCG GCAAAGCCTCTCAGCTGTACTCTCATACTCTGAGCGGTCTGTTTGAGCAGGCCAGACAGTTACAGAAGTTACCAGTAGCCATTCCCACACACAAGCTGCCTGATAAGATGATTCCCAG AAAGTTTGCTGTGTCTAATAAAATTCCAGACACTAAAGGGTGCCAAAAGTGCTGTGTAG tccGTAACCCGTACACAGGCCATAAGTACCTGTGTGGAGCCTTTCAGTCCAGTGTCATGCTGTTGGAGTGGGTGGAGTCCATGCAGAAGTTTATGCTCATCAAG AACATCGACTTCCCGTTGCCCTGTCCACTGGAGGTCTTTGAGATGTTGGTGGTGCCGGAGCAGACCTACCCTCTGATCTGCGTGGCGGTCAGTAAAGGCACGGAACTCAACCAGGTGGTTAAGTTTGGCACCGTCAACCCCAACTCTACCTCCTCGTGGTTCACAGAAGCAG acacaccaCAGACGTGTGTGATCCACGTCACCCAGCTAGAGAGGGACACTATTCTAGTCTGCCTCGACA ggTGTATAAAGATAGTGAACCTCCAGGGCAGGTTAAAATCCAGTAGGAAGTTGTCAGCTGAGCTCACCTTCAACTTCCAGATCGAATCAACAG TTTGTCTTCAGGATAGTGTACTAGCCTTCTGGAGGCATGGCATGCAGGGGCGGAGTTTCAAGACCAACGAG ATCACCCAAGAGATCTCCGACAGCACACGCATCTTTAGACTACTGGGATCAGACAG ACGTGCTGACGGTATAGATCCGGGGGCGGAGGAAAGAGGCCTCACTCTGCCCAG GGTGGTGGTGCTGGAGAGCAGGCCTACGGACAACCCTACAGCCCACAGCAACCTTTACATCCTGGCAGGTCATGAGAACAGCTACTGA